One part of the Populus alba chromosome 18, ASM523922v2, whole genome shotgun sequence genome encodes these proteins:
- the LOC118051552 gene encoding mitochondrial outer membrane protein porin 4, which translates to MGSKPAPFSDIGKRAKDLLTKDYNYDHKFTLSILSSTGMGFTATGLKKDEIFNGDISTLYRSKNTVVDVKVDTYSIVSTKVTVNEIFPSTKAALSFKIPDHKSGKLDVQYLHHHAAIDSSIGLNPNPLLELSAAIGSNNLSVGGEVGFDTASSSFVKCNAGIGLNKPDFSAAFLLTDKGQTLKASYVHSVNPLHSVAAEMTHRLSSLENSFTIGSSHAVDPFTVVKTRFSDNGKAAMLCQHEWRPKSLITFSAEYDPKATHAAAPKFGLALALKP; encoded by the exons ATGGGTAGCAAACCAGCTCCATTTTCAGATATTGGCAAAAGAGCCAAAG ACCTCCTGACCAAAGATTACAACTATGATCACAAGTTTACCCTCTCAATTCTGAGTTCTACTGGAATG GGGTTTACAGCCACAGGTTTGAAGAAGGATGAAATTTTTAATGGTGATATAAGCACCTTGTACAGGAGCAAGAATACTGTTGTGGATGTGAAAGTTGATACCTATTCCATT GTGTCTACCAAAGTGACTGTTAATGAGATTTTTCCCAGCACCAAAGCTGCACTTAGTTTCAAAATACCTGATCACAAGTCTGGCAAG CTGGATGTGCAGTACCTTCATCATCATGCGGCCATTGATTCCAGCATTGGCCTCAATCCAAATCCTCTTTTGGAGCTCTCAGCTGCAATTGGAAGCAACAATCTTAGTGTGGGTGGTGAAGTTGGATTTGATACTGCCTCTTCTTCATTTGTCAAGTGTAATGCTGGGATTGGCTTGAACAAGCCAGATTTCTCTGCTGCATTTTTACT GACGGACAAAGGACAAACTCTCAAGGCATCTTATGTTCATTCAGTGAACCCCTTACATTCAGTTGCCGCGGAAATGACTCACAGGCTTTCCTCCCTTGAGAACAGTTTTACCATTGGAAGTTCTCATGCAGTGGATCCATTTACAGTGGTAAAAACACGATTCTCTGACAATGGCAAGGCTGCAATGCTATGCCAACATGAATGGAGACCAAAGTCGCTTATAACTTTTTCAGCGGAGTATGACCCAAAGGCCACCCATGCGGCAGCCCCCAAGTTTGGCCTTGCTCTTGCTCTCAAGCCATGA
- the LOC118051551 gene encoding hydroxyproline O-galactosyltransferase GALT3, with the protein MKSTSKPDRHRFILSSLFFIFFLCALATINGIRFDSLLSFGTCALSNFPSQSSTPSSNNFLAVNSSTSSDDIRILIGVLTLPDQYQRRHFLRLIYGTQSPVGAQIDVKFVFCNLTKEDQKVLVALEIMRYDDIIILDCKENMNKGKTYTYFSSLPEMLNDTDRPYPPYHYVMKTDDDTYFRLDNLVESLKPLPREDLYYGYVIPCPSMDPFVHYMSGMGYMISWDIVEWIRDSEVPKNHLEGPEDKVFGDWIREGHRAKNRYNAKWSMYNFPEPHTQCTHELWPNTTAVHLLKNQEKWIQTLKYFNVTSNLKPSKLYHIP; encoded by the coding sequence ATGAAGAGCACCTCAAAGCCAGACCGGCACCGGTTCATTCTCTCctctttatttttcatcttcttcttgtgTGCCTTGGCTACCATCAATGGAATCCGATTTGATAGCTTGTTAAGTTTTGGTACATGTGCTCTCTCCAACTTTCCATCTCAATCCTCCACTCCGTCTTCCAACAATTTTCTTGCCGTGAATTCTTCGACCTCTAGTGATGATATTCGCATACTTATAGGCGTTCTAACACTTCCCGACCAATACCAACGTCGACATTTTCTGCGTCTCATATACGGCACCCAATCTCCGGTGGGTGCACAGAttgatgtgaagtttgtgtttTGCAATCTAACCAAGGAAGACCAAAAGGTACTCGTTGCTCTTGAGATAATGCGGTATGATGATATTATCATCCTGGATTGCAAGGAGAACATGAACAAAGGTAAAACCTACACTTACTTTTCAAGCTTGCCGGAAATGCTAAATGACACAGATAGACCGTATCCTCCTTATCATTATGTCATGAAAACCGACGATGACACATATTTCCGGTTAGATAACTTAGTGGAGTCGTTAAAACCATTGCCTAGAGAAGATTTGTACTATGGTTATGTTATCCCATGCCCTAGCATGGACCCTTTCGTGCATTATATGTCTGGTATGGGATACATGATCTCATGGGATATTGTAGAGTGGATTAGAGATTCTGAGGTGCCAAAAAATCATTTGGAAGGGCCTGAGGATAAAGTTTTTGGTGATTGGATTCGAGAAGGTCACCGTGCAAAGAACAGGTATAATGCTAAGTGGTCTATGTACAATTTTCCTGAGCCACACACACAATGCACACATGAGCTTTGGCCAAACACTACTGCGGTTCATCTGTTGAAGAATCAAGAGAAGTGGATCCAGACATTGAAGTATTTCAATGTTACTAGTAATCTCAAACCTTCTAAATTGTATCATATACCTTAG